A region from the Mesorhizobium sp. J8 genome encodes:
- a CDS encoding plastocyanin/azurin family copper-binding protein, translated as MQFLRIGLALTALAVAAPAFADSTVNVKLWDKNGDMNPDAKMGMGMPANMSMATMKVQLDKNVVPAGKVTFNVTNTSKATVHEMIVVPVADPKKTTLPYVSNENRVDEDAAGHLGEVSELDPGNSGSLSLDLKPGFYAVFCNIPDHFMNGMWATIKVQ; from the coding sequence ATGCAGTTTTTGAGAATTGGACTGGCATTGACCGCGCTGGCAGTTGCAGCGCCAGCATTCGCGGATTCAACGGTCAACGTCAAATTGTGGGACAAGAATGGCGATATGAACCCGGATGCTAAGATGGGGATGGGCATGCCCGCCAATATGAGCATGGCGACAATGAAGGTTCAGCTCGACAAGAACGTGGTGCCGGCTGGCAAGGTGACCTTCAATGTGACCAACACCTCGAAGGCCACGGTCCACGAAATGATCGTTGTGCCCGTGGCGGATCCCAAAAAGACGACGCTTCCATATGTTTCGAATGAGAATCGTGTCGATGAGGATGCGGCGGGCCATCTGGGCGAAGTTTCAGAACTCGATCCAGGCAATTCGGGTTCACTTTCTCTCGACCTCAAGCCGGGCTTCTACGCGGTGTTCTGCAACATCCCAGATCATTTTATGAACGGCATGTGGGCCACCATCAAAGTCCAGTAA
- a CDS encoding host attachment protein, with the protein MILNNDTLVAITDGENLRLFQSKGHQPHIDLVEIEDPILEIAHAGSGGRHRSSTANPDESRLREDDFAGSVAAYLNEKAHQKDCAHILVIADPRTLGELRRHYQPPLNAKLVGEIAKDFIKHSMMSIKSAIQTA; encoded by the coding sequence ATGATCCTGAACAACGACACCCTCGTCGCGATAACCGATGGCGAGAACCTGCGGCTGTTCCAGAGCAAGGGCCACCAACCGCATATCGATCTAGTTGAAATCGAGGATCCTATCCTTGAAATCGCTCACGCCGGATCCGGCGGCAGGCACCGCAGTTCAACCGCGAACCCGGACGAGTCGCGCTTGCGTGAAGATGATTTTGCGGGATCGGTCGCGGCCTATCTCAATGAAAAGGCGCATCAAAAAGACTGCGCGCATATCCTGGTCATCGCCGATCCGCGCACGCTTGGCGAACTGAGAAGACATTATCAGCCGCCGTTGAACGCCAAACTCGTGGGCGAAATTGCCAAGGACTTCATCAAGCATTCCATGATGTCGATCAAAAGCGCCATACAAACCGCCTGA
- a CDS encoding NAD(P)/FAD-dependent oxidoreductase yields the protein MSHIVVLGAGLGGTIMAYEMRDKLSAYDRLTVVTLGTSYSFVPSNPWVAVGWRERDDVTVDLADTFKRRGITLRPEGAKKVHPKENRIELNDGSFVDYDYLIIATGPDLAFDEVRGLGPDGHTQSVCHIDHAVATRARFDELVRTPGPVIIGAVQGASCYGSAYEFAFILDTALRKAKVRDQVPMTFVTPEPYIGHLGLDGVGDTKGLLESAMRERHIKWITNAKVTSVEADVMHVEEVNDDGTAKAEHALPFAFSVMLPAFRGVPAVMGVEGLVNPRGFVTIDKHQRNQSHPNIFAIGVCVAIPPVGKTPLPVGVPKTGFMIESMVTAAAENVAALLRGEEPRAVATWNAVCLADFGDEGIAFVAQPQIPPRNVNWSSQGKWVHAAKVGFEKYFLHKVRQGKSETFYEGLALDMLGIKKLKAIHIEPAE from the coding sequence GTGTCCCATATCGTTGTTCTCGGAGCAGGCCTTGGCGGAACGATCATGGCCTATGAGATGCGCGACAAGCTGTCTGCCTACGACCGGCTGACGGTCGTCACGCTGGGCACGTCATATTCCTTTGTGCCTTCCAATCCGTGGGTGGCCGTCGGGTGGCGGGAGCGTGACGACGTCACTGTGGATCTGGCGGATACCTTCAAGCGGCGCGGTATCACCCTGCGTCCCGAAGGCGCGAAAAAGGTGCATCCGAAGGAAAACCGGATCGAGCTCAATGACGGCTCCTTCGTCGACTACGACTATCTGATCATCGCGACCGGCCCCGATCTTGCCTTCGACGAGGTGCGGGGGCTTGGGCCTGACGGCCATACACAGTCCGTCTGTCATATCGACCATGCCGTCGCCACGCGGGCACGGTTTGACGAACTGGTCCGAACGCCCGGGCCGGTCATCATAGGCGCCGTACAAGGTGCCTCTTGCTACGGCTCGGCCTACGAATTCGCCTTCATTCTCGATACCGCGCTGCGCAAGGCCAAGGTGCGCGATCAGGTGCCCATGACCTTCGTAACGCCGGAGCCCTATATCGGCCATCTCGGACTCGACGGGGTCGGCGACACCAAAGGCCTGCTCGAGAGCGCCATGCGCGAGCGCCACATCAAGTGGATAACCAACGCCAAGGTGACTTCGGTCGAAGCCGATGTGATGCATGTCGAGGAAGTCAATGACGACGGCACGGCCAAAGCCGAACACGCCCTGCCTTTCGCCTTCTCCGTGATGCTGCCGGCCTTCCGCGGCGTTCCGGCGGTGATGGGCGTCGAGGGGCTTGTCAATCCGCGCGGCTTCGTGACCATCGACAAGCACCAGCGCAACCAGTCCCATCCGAACATCTTCGCGATCGGCGTCTGCGTCGCCATTCCGCCAGTGGGCAAGACTCCGCTGCCGGTCGGCGTTCCAAAGACCGGCTTCATGATTGAATCCATGGTGACGGCGGCGGCCGAGAACGTTGCCGCATTGCTACGCGGCGAGGAGCCCAGGGCCGTCGCCACATGGAACGCCGTCTGTCTCGCCGACTTCGGTGACGAGGGCATCGCCTTCGTGGCGCAACCCCAAATCCCGCCGCGCAACGTCAACTGGTCATCGCAGGGCAAATGGGTCCACGCGGCCAAGGTCGGCTTCGAGAAATACTTCCTCCACAAGGTCCGGCAGGGAAAGAGCGAGACCTTCTACGAAGGGCTGGCGCTCGACATGCTGGGCATCAAGAAACTCAAGGCAATCCACATTGAGCCGGCCGAATAG
- a CDS encoding efflux RND transporter permease subunit, with protein MKLGIAGGLTRSFIGSPLTPLLLLAALALGLVALVTLPREEEPQISVPMVDIHVQANGLKAEDAVKLVTEPLETIIKSIDGVEHVYSQTADDGALVTARFNVGTSSDAAVLRVHDKVRANMDRIPVGIPEPLIIGRGIDDVAIVVVTLTPATEAASRYSAADLTRLARELQVEVAKLPDIGLTYIVGEQPEEIQVEPDPEKLSLYGITLQQLMAKIAGANRSFQLGAVREQGKQQVLVAGQTLQGLSEIGNLLLSARDGRPVYVRDVASILLATAPAENRVMNIAKTGNGLERAPAVSLAIAKRPGTNAVVIADTIVKRLEQARGQIFPKDVAMTVTRDYGETANEKANELLFHLGLATISIVVLVAVAIGCREALVVAVVIPTTILLTLFASRIMGYTLNRVSLFALIFSIGILVDDAIVVIENIARHWAMEDGRSRSSAAIDAVAEVGNPTIVATLTVVAALLPMLFVSGMMGPYMSPIPANASAAMLFSFFVAVMLTPWLMMKLGRRHAAAEGQTGHGGGHIGLLGRAYVAVARPILASRLRAWLFLLVVGVATLSSMALIYTGQVTVKLLPFDNKTELQVIADLPKGSSVEDTNRVLQAVVDRLAGMPEVVSFQTYAGTGAPFNFNGLVRHYSLRSGPEQGDVAVNLSGKGERSRASHAVALDIRKRLKGLALPAGTVIKVVEPPPGPPVLGTLLAEIYGPDAETRRAVAAKVRETFSSVPFIVDVDDSFHNQPQRQRLSIDQDNLEYYKVEQSDVYDTLNYLFGGTTVGYSHRGGGRYPIPIRIALSKGNGVVDQRALATPVAANALPGTSDVVELGDVVRLTSEPASYPIFRHNGRPAEMVMGELAGAFEAPVYGMLAVDDAIAKADWGMLPKPVIALHGQPDDESKPTLLWDGEWEVTWVTFRDMGAAFMVAILGIYILVVAQFGSFKLPLVILTPIPLTLIGIMLGHWAFSAPFTATSMIGFIALAGIIVRNSILLVDFIRHAGGTDQPLIGVLLKAGAIRFKPILLTALAAMIGAAVILTDPIFQGLAISLLFGLASSTLLTVLVIPAIYVALRGGSKQEIESETQARPMRANEQTSTRA; from the coding sequence ATGAAACTTGGCATTGCCGGCGGGCTTACCCGCTCCTTCATCGGCTCGCCGCTGACGCCGCTCTTGCTGCTGGCAGCGCTGGCGCTCGGGCTGGTGGCGCTGGTGACGCTGCCGCGCGAGGAGGAGCCGCAGATCTCCGTGCCGATGGTGGACATTCACGTTCAGGCCAATGGTCTCAAGGCCGAAGATGCCGTCAAGCTGGTCACCGAACCCTTGGAGACCATCATCAAGAGCATCGATGGCGTCGAGCATGTCTATTCACAGACCGCGGATGACGGCGCGCTGGTCACGGCCCGCTTCAATGTGGGCACAAGTTCGGACGCGGCGGTGTTGCGCGTACATGACAAGGTGCGGGCCAACATGGACCGCATCCCGGTGGGGATTCCGGAGCCGCTGATCATCGGGCGGGGCATCGACGACGTCGCCATCGTGGTGGTGACGCTGACGCCGGCGACGGAGGCCGCGAGCCGCTATTCCGCGGCCGACCTGACCCGGCTGGCGCGCGAGCTTCAGGTCGAAGTGGCAAAGCTCCCCGATATCGGCCTCACCTACATCGTCGGCGAGCAGCCGGAGGAAATCCAGGTCGAGCCCGATCCGGAAAAACTCTCGCTTTACGGGATCACGCTGCAGCAGCTGATGGCCAAGATCGCTGGCGCCAACCGCTCCTTCCAGCTCGGCGCGGTGCGCGAACAGGGCAAGCAGCAGGTGCTGGTCGCCGGCCAGACGCTGCAGGGGCTCTCCGAAATCGGCAATCTGCTGCTGAGCGCCCGTGACGGGCGGCCGGTTTATGTGCGCGACGTGGCGAGCATCCTGCTGGCGACGGCGCCCGCCGAAAACCGCGTCATGAACATTGCCAAGACCGGCAATGGCCTGGAGCGCGCACCGGCCGTCTCGCTTGCCATCGCCAAGCGACCCGGCACCAATGCCGTCGTCATCGCTGACACCATCGTCAAGCGCCTCGAGCAGGCGCGCGGACAGATCTTCCCCAAGGATGTCGCGATGACGGTCACCCGCGACTATGGCGAGACGGCGAACGAAAAGGCGAACGAACTTCTCTTCCATCTCGGCCTGGCGACGATCTCGATCGTCGTGCTGGTCGCAGTCGCCATCGGCTGCCGCGAGGCGCTGGTGGTCGCCGTCGTCATCCCGACGACGATCCTGCTCACGCTCTTTGCCTCCCGCATCATGGGCTATACGCTCAACCGCGTCAGCCTGTTCGCGCTCATCTTCTCGATCGGCATCCTGGTCGACGACGCCATTGTCGTGATCGAGAACATTGCCCGCCATTGGGCCATGGAGGACGGGCGCTCGCGCAGCTCCGCCGCGATTGACGCTGTCGCCGAGGTTGGCAACCCGACCATCGTCGCCACGCTGACCGTCGTCGCCGCCCTTTTGCCGATGCTTTTCGTGTCGGGCATGATGGGGCCCTATATGAGCCCGATACCGGCCAATGCCTCGGCCGCGATGCTGTTCTCCTTCTTCGTCGCGGTCATGCTGACGCCCTGGCTGATGATGAAGCTTGGCCGCCGGCATGCGGCGGCGGAGGGGCAGACCGGCCATGGTGGCGGACATATAGGGTTGCTCGGCCGCGCCTATGTGGCGGTCGCGCGGCCGATCCTTGCGTCGCGTCTGCGCGCCTGGCTATTCCTGTTGGTCGTCGGCGTCGCGACACTGTCGTCCATGGCGCTGATCTACACCGGACAGGTGACGGTGAAATTGCTTCCCTTCGACAACAAGACCGAGCTGCAGGTCATCGCGGACCTGCCCAAGGGCTCGTCCGTCGAGGACACCAACCGCGTTCTTCAGGCGGTGGTCGACCGCCTGGCGGGGATGCCCGAGGTCGTCTCGTTCCAGACTTATGCCGGCACCGGCGCGCCCTTCAACTTCAACGGCCTGGTGCGCCACTACTCTCTCCGCTCCGGCCCGGAACAAGGCGACGTGGCTGTCAACCTGAGCGGAAAGGGCGAGCGCAGCCGCGCCAGCCATGCCGTCGCACTCGACATACGCAAGCGCCTGAAGGGCCTGGCGCTTCCGGCGGGCACGGTCATCAAGGTGGTCGAGCCGCCGCCCGGGCCACCGGTGCTAGGCACACTGCTGGCTGAAATCTACGGCCCGGACGCCGAAACCCGCCGCGCCGTGGCGGCCAAGGTGCGCGAGACATTCTCGAGCGTCCCGTTCATCGTCGACGTCGACGACAGTTTCCACAACCAGCCGCAAAGGCAAAGGCTGTCGATCGACCAGGACAATCTCGAATATTACAAGGTCGAGCAGTCAGACGTTTACGACACGCTGAACTATCTCTTCGGCGGCACCACGGTCGGCTATTCGCACCGCGGCGGCGGGCGCTATCCGATCCCAATCCGCATCGCTCTGTCGAAAGGCAATGGAGTGGTCGATCAGCGCGCGCTGGCGACGCCGGTGGCGGCCAACGCCTTGCCGGGTACAAGCGACGTGGTCGAGCTCGGCGACGTGGTGCGCCTGACGAGCGAACCCGCCTCATACCCGATCTTCCGGCACAACGGCCGTCCCGCCGAGATGGTGATGGGCGAGCTTGCCGGCGCTTTCGAGGCGCCCGTCTATGGCATGCTGGCCGTGGACGACGCCATCGCCAAAGCGGATTGGGGGATGCTGCCGAAGCCGGTGATCGCGTTGCATGGCCAGCCGGACGACGAATCGAAGCCGACGCTCCTGTGGGACGGCGAGTGGGAGGTGACCTGGGTGACATTTCGCGACATGGGCGCCGCCTTCATGGTGGCGATCCTCGGCATCTATATCCTGGTCGTTGCGCAGTTCGGTTCCTTCAAGCTGCCCTTGGTGATCCTGACCCCGATCCCGTTGACGCTGATCGGCATCATGCTCGGCCACTGGGCCTTCAGTGCGCCCTTTACAGCCACTTCGATGATCGGCTTCATTGCGCTAGCCGGCATCATCGTGCGCAACTCGATCCTGCTGGTCGATTTCATCCGGCACGCCGGTGGAACAGATCAACCGCTGATCGGCGTGCTCCTCAAGGCCGGAGCGATCCGATTCAAGCCAATCCTGCTTACCGCGCTGGCGGCGATGATCGGCGCGGCGGTGATCCTGACCGACCCGATCTTCCAGGGGCTGGCGATTTCCTTGCTGTTCGGTCTCGCCTCGTCGACGCTGCTGACGGTGCTGGTCATCCCGGCAATCTACGTGGCGCTGCGCGGCGGCTCGAAGCAGGAGATCGAAAGCGAAACCCAGGCACGGCCCATGCGGGCCAATGAACAAACCTCAACGCGCGCCTGA
- a CDS encoding Hpt domain-containing protein — MDPFAPLRQRFLARCTDQLAELKAIAHQAAPLPGNDALIRLAHSLAGAAGTFGFAHISARASTLETLLVEQADGASVRAALDGLIAEIELTLA, encoded by the coding sequence ATGGATCCCTTCGCCCCGTTGCGTCAACGTTTCCTCGCCCGCTGTACCGATCAGCTCGCCGAGCTGAAGGCCATTGCGCATCAGGCCGCTCCCCTCCCCGGCAACGATGCGCTCATCCGGCTCGCCCACTCGCTCGCCGGAGCCGCGGGCACCTTCGGCTTTGCGCATATCAGCGCACGCGCCTCCACGCTGGAGACGCTGCTCGTCGAGCAGGCGGATGGAGCAAGCGTACGCGCGGCGCTGGATGGCTTGATCGCCGAGATCGAGCTGACGCTGGCGTGA
- a CDS encoding metalloregulator ArsR/SmtB family transcription factor, with protein MALQITFKDFKFKNMNVRDMIPASDKAAELLRSLSHPQRLLVLCALGNEERSVGELRELLDIDQVPMSQQLMRLRADGLVEARREGTTVYYRITRPEVLTVIEALHSAFCPN; from the coding sequence GTGGCCTTGCAGATAACATTCAAAGATTTTAAATTCAAGAATATGAATGTAAGAGATATGATCCCGGCCTCGGACAAAGCAGCGGAACTGCTCCGGAGCCTGTCCCACCCGCAGCGTCTGCTCGTGCTGTGCGCGCTCGGCAACGAGGAGCGCTCCGTCGGCGAGTTGCGCGAATTGCTCGACATCGACCAGGTGCCGATGTCGCAACAACTCATGCGGCTAAGGGCTGATGGGTTGGTTGAAGCCCGTCGGGAAGGGACAACGGTCTACTATCGGATCACGCGGCCGGAGGTGCTCACGGTGATCGAGGCGCTGCATTCCGCCTTCTGCCCGAATTAG
- a CDS encoding DUF2892 domain-containing protein: MTIDKAVLMFAGFLVLISLALGIYHSHYWFLLTAFAGLNMVQASITGFCPAAIAFKKLGCKAGVAFK; the protein is encoded by the coding sequence ATGACCATCGACAAGGCCGTGCTGATGTTTGCGGGGTTCCTCGTGCTGATCTCGTTGGCGCTCGGCATCTACCATTCGCACTACTGGTTCCTGCTGACCGCCTTCGCCGGACTGAACATGGTCCAGGCCTCCATCACCGGCTTCTGCCCCGCGGCGATCGCGTTCAAGAAACTGGGCTGCAAAGCAGGTGTCGCGTTCAAGTAG
- a CDS encoding efflux RND transporter periplasmic adaptor subunit, with protein sequence MRTTRSVLATILLIGTAWPAIPDARAAEFTVKATTVTEMKAVYGQVESRTVVPARARISGTISEIRVAEGQEVSQGDLIATVVDDKISLQLHAADAKIAALASQLDNARIEMQRAQDLLTKGVAAQSRVDAARLQLDVTTNQLAAAVADKAVIEQSASEGQTLAPAIGRVLTVPVTAGSVIMAGEPVARVASGQYYLRLSLPERHAAEIVEGAAVDIGERGTASNAGFVKARTGRIAKVYPQIENGRVIADVEVAGIGTYFVNERTLVSIPVGKRAVLGVPPQAVHTIHGVDYVTVETANGPLDVAVVLGERFDDAGQARIEVLTGLADGDKVVLP encoded by the coding sequence ATGCGAACCACGAGATCGGTCCTCGCCACCATTCTTCTAATCGGCACCGCATGGCCTGCGATACCGGATGCGAGGGCTGCCGAATTCACGGTGAAGGCCACCACCGTCACCGAGATGAAGGCCGTCTATGGCCAGGTCGAAAGCCGTACCGTGGTGCCCGCGCGCGCCCGCATTTCCGGCACCATTAGCGAGATCCGCGTCGCCGAAGGCCAAGAGGTGAGCCAAGGCGACCTGATCGCCACGGTGGTCGACGACAAGATTTCGCTGCAGCTTCACGCCGCCGACGCCAAGATCGCGGCGCTCGCGTCGCAGCTTGACAATGCCCGCATCGAGATGCAGCGCGCGCAGGACCTACTGACCAAGGGGGTGGCCGCGCAGAGCCGGGTCGACGCTGCGCGGCTGCAGCTCGATGTCACGACCAACCAGCTCGCGGCGGCGGTCGCGGACAAGGCGGTCATCGAACAGAGCGCCTCGGAGGGACAGACGCTGGCGCCCGCCATCGGACGGGTGCTGACTGTTCCGGTTACCGCCGGCTCGGTGATCATGGCCGGCGAACCGGTCGCACGCGTCGCTTCCGGCCAATATTATCTACGCCTGTCGCTGCCGGAACGCCACGCCGCCGAGATCGTGGAAGGCGCCGCTGTCGATATCGGCGAGCGCGGCACGGCGTCGAATGCCGGCTTCGTCAAAGCCCGTACCGGCCGCATAGCCAAGGTCTACCCGCAGATCGAGAATGGGCGGGTGATCGCCGATGTCGAGGTCGCCGGTATCGGCACCTATTTCGTCAACGAGCGCACGCTGGTTTCCATTCCGGTCGGCAAGCGCGCCGTGCTCGGCGTTCCGCCCCAGGCGGTGCACACCATTCATGGCGTAGACTACGTCACGGTCGAGACGGCAAACGGCCCGCTCGACGTGGCCGTGGTGCTCGGCGAACGGTTCGATGACGCCGGCCAGGCGCGCATCGAGGTGCTGACCGGCCTCGCGGACGGCGACAAGGTCGTCCTGCCATGA